In a genomic window of Taeniopygia guttata chromosome 11, bTaeGut7.mat, whole genome shotgun sequence:
- the LOC101233626 gene encoding leukotriene B4 receptor 1-like produces MSQGEESSGNSTWNIVRSVVCIILGLSFIIGTPGNCIVIWTVCTKMKQVSLSVLLILNLAIADVLVLITLPIWIYSFVDSWVFGVIFCKMLVFIIYCSMYASIFLITALSLERLLAVFYPFTIQTYRRKEKIYLIVLLIWFLSIAFGISVIPFQETEEMNGRLLCTCRNYSSNRQKVSFLLLETLAGFVIPFLIICTCYVCVARRISRMTYQSKRRSEHLIASVVVAFILCWFPHHIFNILDIISLEIELSNEEMSLALEEIVDKGVYISGALVFISSCINPLLYAFAARRFQNHLRFAKISKLFEQISQTVTEEDKKRSLVVAKHEDPLVGTENL; encoded by the coding sequence ATGAGTCAAGGTGAGGAAAGCAGTGGCAACTCAACATGGAATATTGTGAGGTCAGTAGTCTGCATAATACTGGGCTTGTCATTTATAATTGGCACCCCTGGAAACTGCATTGTCATCTGGACTGTTTGTACAAAAATGAAGCAAGTATCTCTTTCAGTCCTGCTGATCTTGAACCTGGCCATTGCTGATGTCCTTGTACTGATCACTTTACCAATCTGGATTTACTCTTTTGTTGACTCATGGGTTTTTGGAGTCATCTTCTGCAAAATGCTGGTTTTCATTATTTACTGCAGCATGTATGCCAGCATATTTCTGATTACAGCACTCAGCTTGGAGCGGCTACTGGCTGTGTTTTACCCTTTCACAATTCAAAcatacagaagaaaagaaaaaatttatttgattGTACTCCTCATTTGGTTCCTGTCTATTGCCTTTGGCATTTCTGTCATTCCATTtcaagaaacagaagaaatgaaCGGCCGACTTCTATGCACGTGTCGCAACTACTCTTCTAATAGACAGAAAGTGTCCTTTCTTCTGCTGGAGACCCTTGCAGGCTTTGTAATCCCTTTCTTAATTATTTGCACTTGTTATGTGTGTGTTGCAAGAAGAATAAGCAGAATGACTTACCAATCCAAGCGGCGATCGGAACATCTCATTGCCAGCGTTGTGGTGGCATTCATTCTGTGCTGGTTCCCTCACCACATCTTTAACATCCTGGACATCATTTCACTTGAAATAGAACTCTCTAATGAGGAGATGTCTTTAGCACTGGAAGAAATTGTAGACAAAGGAGTGTACATCTCTGGAGCACTTGTATTCATCAGTAGCTGTATTAACCCTCTGCTTTATGCTTTTGCTGCACGAAGGTTTCAGAACCACCTGAGGTTTGCCAAGATATCAAAGCTGTTTGAACAGATCAGTCAGACTGTAACAGAGGAAGACAAGAAAAGAAGTCTGGTTGTAGCCAAACATGAAGATCCTTTGGTAGGCACAGAAAATCTCTAA